The Paramicrobacterium fandaimingii DNA segment GATCCACGCTGATCCGCCGCTGCGAAGCTTACCCGCTGACCTCGACCCGCGAACGAGCGCTACGGCACCCACGGCAGCGCCCACTATCCCTGTGAGAATCAACAAGGCAGGCGCATAAGCCACTAGGAAGCCAATGACCAGAAAAGACCCAATCACCGCTACAACTAGCCGCGGACGAGATTCCCGCATACGGCTCAGCACTGTTCGCCACTGACTCAAGAGATGCACCTCGCTGCTCGTAGAAATGACGAAACATTGCAGCGATCGCATGGGTCACACTCGGGATTGACGTCCGCTGTCTTGCGGTTCAAGATTGGCGCATATTGGCCCGCACTTCATTCCCCCAGAACAGGGGGGGAAGGGAGCGCACACGGTTGCAGGATCACCCTCTTCACGCGTGCTGAATAGCTACTTGCTTCCGCGAGCGTCAGCGCGCGAACGCGAAGCCGCTGAAGAGCAGATACGCGAGTCTTATCGAAAAGCGATGCGAATATTTGGGCTTGAGCCCCGCCACATCGAAGAAATCAGACGAGGTTGAAAGGACTTCGGTTGAGAACGCGATGACGTCGCTGCTTGTGAGGCAAGCCGGAGGGATCCCTGTCGCCGGTGCGGATTTGGCTTACGTCAGATCGTTGACCACATCGGAGGTGCGCGAGCTCGCCGCCGCTCCCTTGGTAGCGGAAGCAGAGGATTGATGCAGCATCTGCAGAGTCATCGCTACTATGAACACTCATGAGCCCCGACGCAATGTACTCATCCGCTGAGCAGCAAGCAATCCGCGAGGACTTGTTTCGCTGGCTGGATCGTCGACTTGAGTTCGGGACGTATGAATTCGCGCGCGAAGAACTGCTCGGCTACACGTATGACGGGGTACGCATTCCGCTGCTGGACACCTCACGCGGCATCCGGAACCCTCGGGAATTCGACGCGACGCTGAGCATTATGACAAGTTCACAAGGTCCATACGACGATGCAGTCACCGACGATGGGTTCGTCCACTATCGCTATCAATCTCGGGACGGTGGTGACAACCGCAAGCTCAAGCGTGCACACGAGCTTGGCGTTCCACTCGTGTATTTTCACGGCGTCCGACCGGGAGTTTTCGTTGCGACGTATCCGGTTTACGTTATCGCCGATGACGAGGCGAATCGTACGTTCCTCATTGCGCTCGACGATTCTCTGCGCTTCTTTGGTGACCCGCTTCACATGTCGGACCACGAGCGCCGCTACGGCGAGCGCATGGCACGCCAGCGCCTGCACCAACCGTTGTTCCGGGCGCGGGTCATACATGCCTACGCGAACACCTGCACGGTGTGCCACCTGAAGCATCCTGAGCTCTTGGACGCTGCCCACATTGTTGCCGATTCCGACCCGAACGGGATTGCCACCGTGCCAAATGGGCTCACGCTCTGCAAAATGCATCATGCTGCGTACGATCGCAACCTCATGGGCATCTCAGCTGACTACATCGTGCACATCAACGATGGCCTCCTTCATGAGGTTGACGGCCCGATGCTCAAGCATGGGCTTCAGGAAATGCATGGGCGCCGAATCGAATTGCCGCAGCGACGTGCAGATTATCCTTCGAAGGAGCGGCTCGACGAGCGCTTCCTGGCATTTGACAGGTAGCTAAAGCCTCTCTGGCGCCACACTGGTATTTTCTCTAACCTGTACGCTGAAATCTGGCCCGTCATACATGGCAGGATCGCTCAGCCAGCGAATAGCGGGGCCCCATAATCGATCGCTCATAGGAAGCGGCCCGTTGGTCGGGTCGGGCCCGACCAACGAATCGTTTATTGGGTGTCTAGGAAGGTCAGCGTGCGACCATGCGGTACTAGGCGCGTCCCTTTCTCCGCAAGTAGTCCTCGTTCAGCACCGCTCGTCCTGCCGTTTCAATCATGAGCTGGGTTCCGAGGAGTGATGTGTTGTTGGACGGCACATCCAACATCGGGTTGATCTCGACCACGTCGAGCCCGGCCAGTTCCCGCTTTGCGACAATCGAGAAAATGATCTGTCGAAGCTCGTTGTAGGTCAGCCCATCCGCCTCCGCCGAGGCGCAGCCCGGCACCAGGGGAAGATCGAGAATGTCGATGTCGATGCTTATGTAGACACGCCCGCTGTCTGGCAGGGCACTGAGGATGCTCTCCGCGCCATTCCGGCGGTAGTCCGCCATTGTCACTACTTGATTCCCGTTTTCTCGGGCGCGGTTGAGGTCGTCGATGCTTGCTCTTAAGCCACGTGCCCCAACTTGCACCATCTTTGTCACGTTCGGCAGTTTGCCGATCTTCAGCATGGGGCTGCCGTTCCCGTATTCAGCTCCATGAAAAAACGGGCGGTAGTCCAGGTGTGCGTCAAAGTGCACTATCGTGATCGGGTCCTGATAGGCACGCGCGACACCGTAGCTGACGGCGTGATCACCGCCCATGACAAGAGGAATCGCGTCAGCCTCGATGATCTGACTGACCGAATCGCTGATGTTTTTATACGTGGCCTCTGGGTTTGTATAGATGATGTCGACATCACCACAGTCAGCGATGCGCTCGTTGCCCATCTCGTACTCAAGAAAACGACGATCCGTTTCGATGTCGTAGTATCCCGCTCGGCCCTGCATCTTTCCGTAGCCTGCGTATCGAACTGACATCTCGCGCATCTGTCGCGGTGCAAAACGCGCACCTGGGTACCAGGGAGAGCCTTCGTCCGAGGGCACGCCAAGAACCGCTATATCGGCGTCGAGGGTGCTGAGGTCCTGAACAATCGGGGACCGCATGTACGACGGAATACCCACGAAGGGAAGGTTCAATCGGTCAACTTGTTTACGCTCATTCATATTCATGAGGCTTCCTCTCTAGAAATCACATTTCGGGACAGTATGGAGCGGGAGAACTACTCGAGATTGACTAATGACCACTCCAGAATGTTGTCGAGAAGTCCCAGCGAGCCACCGGGCTTCATTGCTTCGATCTCTGCCAACAAGTTGTCCAAGTGAACCCGCATAGAGTCCTCGGCGCCCTCTGCGTCACGACGGAGAATGGCATCGATAATGTCATCGTGGTAATGGATGCTTGATTCGTGCGTTCGCTCTTGCTGAAGGACGACATCCATTGCCGCTTCGACACGCCCGGTACGCTCATGCAGCGCTTCATTGAGCACAAGCAATACGAATGGGTTCTTGGACTTGCGGGCTATGTAACGGTGGAAGTCCAACGCGATACCTCGCGGTTGAGGGCCTCCCGGGGCAACGGCCTCCCGATAGTGCACCTGCATTTCGCGGAGGCGCTCAATGTCATCCTCCGTAGCAGAAGCTGCGAATTCCCGGGCGGCCTCAGGCTCAACAGCCCGCCGAATTCGGAACATCTGCTCAAGACCCTCCGAGGTTGAGATCGACTGCACTGTCTTGAGTAGTCCAGCTCGCTCCTCTCTTTCAAGAATGCTCTTGAAGAGCGCAAGACCGCTCGGGCTCAGAATGCGCCCTTCTCGGCCCGACTGGAAACACAGGCCTTCTCGTTCAATGTCTTTTAGTCTGCGCGCCAACGTTGATTGGGACGCATACCCAAGACCATGCTGAATTAGCGCGGCGTCAACATCAGCGATCGACATTGGTCTATTCGCCTGCCCGAGAGTACGAATCAGGTCGTCACGATCAGGTTCACGCAACACGTCGCTCATTCTCGTTTCCTTCCACCACACCGGTCTTTTTATACATCTGCGCGTAGTTCCAGTCTCTTGGCGGCCAGGCTCAAGCTGTAATTGAGCACGAAATAGACCACTGCGGCGAATCCGAATAACATGAACGGTTCCGTCAGCTCTCGAGAGTTGACGAGATTCACCCTGTTGAAGAACTCAAAGACTCCGACTACCGCCGCCAAGGAGCTGTCTTTTACAAGTTTGGTGAACTCAGACACGAGCGCGGGCGTCATGCTCCGAATTGCTTGGGGCAAGATAACGAGTCGCATTGCTTGGAAGTAGCTCAGGCCGCTTGCCCGAGCTGCTTCCATCTGCCCTGGTTTGACACCCAGAATGCCGGTCCTAATTACTTCCGCCACGTATGCGCTCGCGAAAATCGTCAGCGCTAAGGCTGCCGACCAGAACGGATCTACATTCACACCAATTCCGGCAAGACCAAAGAAGATGTAGAGGATAAAAATGATGAGCGGGATGCTCCGC contains these protein-coding regions:
- a CDS encoding arginase family protein, giving the protein MNMNERKQVDRLNLPFVGIPSYMRSPIVQDLSTLDADIAVLGVPSDEGSPWYPGARFAPRQMREMSVRYAGYGKMQGRAGYYDIETDRRFLEYEMGNERIADCGDVDIIYTNPEATYKNISDSVSQIIEADAIPLVMGGDHAVSYGVARAYQDPITIVHFDAHLDYRPFFHGAEYGNGSPMLKIGKLPNVTKMVQVGARGLRASIDDLNRARENGNQVVTMADYRRNGAESILSALPDSGRVYISIDIDILDLPLVPGCASAEADGLTYNELRQIIFSIVAKRELAGLDVVEINPMLDVPSNNTSLLGTQLMIETAGRAVLNEDYLRRKGRA
- a CDS encoding HNH endonuclease, translating into MSPDAMYSSAEQQAIREDLFRWLDRRLEFGTYEFAREELLGYTYDGVRIPLLDTSRGIRNPREFDATLSIMTSSQGPYDDAVTDDGFVHYRYQSRDGGDNRKLKRAHELGVPLVYFHGVRPGVFVATYPVYVIADDEANRTFLIALDDSLRFFGDPLHMSDHERRYGERMARQRLHQPLFRARVIHAYANTCTVCHLKHPELLDAAHIVADSDPNGIATVPNGLTLCKMHHAAYDRNLMGISADYIVHINDGLLHEVDGPMLKHGLQEMHGRRIELPQRRADYPSKERLDERFLAFDR
- a CDS encoding amino acid ABC transporter permease, coding for MNFDVIFNNWSFMISGLGYSLGLAAVSIIGSFILGVVFAAGRISKRPYLKYPSIAYIELVRSIPLIIFILYIFFGLAGIGVNVDPFWSAALALTIFASAYVAEVIRTGILGVKPGQMEAARASGLSYFQAMRLVILPQAIRSMTPALVSEFTKLVKDSSLAAVVGVFEFFNRVNLVNSRELTEPFMLFGFAAVVYFVLNYSLSLAAKRLELRADV
- a CDS encoding FadR/GntR family transcriptional regulator, which gives rise to MSDVLREPDRDDLIRTLGQANRPMSIADVDAALIQHGLGYASQSTLARRLKDIEREGLCFQSGREGRILSPSGLALFKSILEREERAGLLKTVQSISTSEGLEQMFRIRRAVEPEAAREFAASATEDDIERLREMQVHYREAVAPGGPQPRGIALDFHRYIARKSKNPFVLLVLNEALHERTGRVEAAMDVVLQQERTHESSIHYHDDIIDAILRRDAEGAEDSMRVHLDNLLAEIEAMKPGGSLGLLDNILEWSLVNLE